The genomic stretch TGGCGGCCAAGCCATCGATCATGCTGCTCGACGAGCCCTTCGCCGGGATCGACCCGCTTTCGATCAGCGACATCCGCGATCTGGTGAAGGATCTGAAGACGCGCGGCATTGGCGTGCTGATCACCGACCACAATGTCCGCGAGACGCTGGAGATCGTGGACCGGGCCTGCATCATCTACGGCGGCCAGGTGCTGTTCGCGGGAACGCCGCAGGCGCTGGTGGCCGATGAAAACGTGAAGCGGCTGTATCTGGGCGAGAATTTTACTTTATGATTGTCGGCGGTTTGGAGAGATGTCGCTGATCCCCGCCCCTCGGACCGCCGCTTCGGCACCGGCCCTCGCCCCCCCCCCCCCCCCCCAACACGGAATTTGCCGGGGGGGGGCGGGGGGGGGGGGGGGCGGGGGCGCCCCCGAAAACCCGAGGGGCGTTGACCACACNNNNNNNNNNGGGGGGCGCCCCCCCCCCGGCGGCCCGGGGGCGGGGCCGGGCCCCCCCCCCCCCCCCCCCCCCCAAACCGTTTGGGGGGGGGGGGGGGGGGGGGGGGGGGCGAGGGCCGGTGCCGCAAGGAAATCGCGTATGCGCTTTCCGCACTCAACAGAAAACTCAATATGGCGCTGACCCCTCGCCTCGACCTCCGGCAAACCCAGTCGCTGGTGATGACGCCGCAATTGCAGCAGGCGATCAAGCTGCTCGCGCTCTCGAACCTCGAAATCGAAACCTTCGTCGGCGAGGCGCTGGAATCCAATCCCCTGCTCGAAATGGGCGAAGTGCGGCGCGAGGCGGGCGATGACGCTCCGCAACGTCCGGACGAGCACGACAGCGAGCCGGACATGGGTGGAACCGAGGCGCTCGACGTCTCCGACCGCGCGCTCGACCCCGAGGCCGCCCCCGGCGATGGAGGGGACTGGGGCCGCGCCGCCAGCGCCGGAGCGTTGTCCGGCGACGAGCTGCCGGACCTCGAAAACCGCTCTTCCGACGGCCCGACGCTGGCCGAGCACCTTTCTGACCAGGTCGGTGCGGCGTCCTATTCGCAGGCCGAAGCACTGACCGCCCTGCGGATCATCGGCGAGCTCGACGAGGCAGGATACCTCCACACCGACCTGGGCAAGATCGCGCAGGAACTCGGCGCAAGCGAAGAGGAAGTCGAGGATGCGCTACTGCTCGTCCAGTCGCTCGACCCGACAGGCGTCGGCGCGCGCAGCCTGGCAGAATGCCTGACGCTGCAGGCGAAGGAAGCCGATCGCTACGACCCCTGCATGGCTGCGCTAATCGAGAATCTCGATCGCCTCGCCGCGGGCGATGTTGCGCGGCTCAAACGCCTATGCGGTGTCGACGACGAGGATTTCGCCGATATGCTGGCCGAACTGCGATCCTACGATCCCAAGCCCGGCTGCCGCTATGGCGGTGGGCGCGAGGCTGCGATTGTCCCGGATGTGCTGCTTAATCCGAAAGGCGAAGGCTGGGACATCAGGCTCAACGAAGCGAGTCTGCCGCGCCTCGTCGTGAACCGCGAATATTATTTCGAGCTCAAGGCCGGTGCGCGCGACAAGGCCTCGACCGCATGGCTCAACGAGCAATTGGGCGAAGCCGACTGGCTGATCCGCGCCCTCGACCAGCGTCAGCGGACGATCCTGAAGACCGCCGCCGAAATAGTGAAACGACAGGAAGGCTTCTTCCGCGAAGGCGTCACCGCCATGCGCCCGCTGACCTTGCGCGAGGTCGCCGAAGAAATCGAGATGCACGAAAGCACGGTCAGCCGCGTGACCAGCAACAAGTACCTCGCCTGCCCTCGCGGGACGTTCGAGCTGAAGTATTTCTTCTCGAGCGGGGTGGCGGCGGCCGATGGCGAAGGCGCCAGCAGCGAAGCGATCAAGGCGCGCATCAAGGCGCTGTGCGACAGCGAAGACCCGAAGAAGGTCCTGTCCGACCAGAAGCTCGCCGACACGCTCAACGAGGAAGGCTTCGATCTCGCCCGGCGCACGGTCGCCAAGTATCGAGAAGCGATCGGTATCGGCTCGAGCGCTCAACGACGTCGGGAAAAAAGGCTTAAGAATCTGTGACGCGTTAATGCCACAGCCAAAAAAGTTAACGCGCTTTACCCGCTGTTAACCTTTTCCCTTCAGACCTTGTGTGGTTAATACAGGTCAACACCTCTTAGCGAGGGGTTACCGGACACTAGGGACCAACGGGGGATTTCCCATGCGTGTACTGCTGATCGAAGACGAACCGACCACTGCCAAGGCGATCGAGCTCATGCTCACGACCGAAGGCTTCAATGTCTATTCGACCGATCTTGGCGAAGAAGGCCTCGATCTGGGCAAGCTGTATGATTACGATATCATCCTGCTCGATTTGAACCTGCCCGACATGCATGGTTACGACGTGCTCAAGAAACTGCGTGTCGCCAAGGTGCAGACCCCGGTCCTGATCCTGTCCGGCATTGCCGAAATGGACAGCAAGATCCGCAGCTTCGGCTTCGGTGCCGACGATTACGTGACCAAGCCCTTCCACCGCGAAGAGCTGGTTGCCCGCATCCATGCCGTGGTGCGCCGCTCGAAGGGCCACAGCCAGTCGGTCATCCGCACCGGCAAGCTGGCGGTGAACCTCGATGCCAAGACCGTCGAAGTCGACGGCGCCCGGGTCCACCTGACCGGCAAGGAATATGCGATGCTGGAGCTGCTTTCGCTCCGTAAGGGCACCACGCTGACCAAGGAAATGTTCCTCAACCACCTCTATGGCGGCATGGACGAACCCGAGCTCAAGATCATCGACGTCTTCATCTGCAAACTGCGCAAGAAATTGAGCCATGCATGCGGCGGCGAGAACTATATCGAGACCGTATGGGGCCGCGGCTATGTTCTGCGCGATCCGAACGAAGAGGCGGAAGCCGCCTGACACGAAATACCCCTGGACGGGAATAGCGAGGACGCCCGGCAGCCACTGGCCGCCGGGCGTTTTCGTATCTTGCATGCTGCGCAATCTATCTTGGCAGCCCTGATGTTCTCTGCGATTTGGCACCGTCAACATGCGAAGGTGCATCGGGCCCCTATGGCGATTCTCTCGGATTACTCGGCCCAGATCGGCTGCTTGCTGCTGGCCGCTACCTTTATCGCCTTCCTGCTGGAGCGTCAGCCGCCCGTCGTGATCGCCATCGCCTCGGCCGCGCTGATGATTGCGCTGGGCTATCTGCCGGCGAAAGACATGCTCGGCACATTCGCCAATTCCGCGCCGATCACGATTGCAGCGATGTTTATTCTCTCGGGCGCGCTGCTGCGGACCGGAACCCTCGAGTGGGTCTCCGGCTGGGTTATCCGCCGCACATCGCGCAGCCCAAAGACGGCAGTGGCGGAGATCGGCGCGGGCACCGTGCTCGCCTCGGCCTTCATGAACAACACCCCGGTCGTCATCGTAATGATCCCCGTCGTGCGCAAGCTGGCGCAGGTCCTGAAGGTGGCCGCCACCCGCCTGCTGATCCCGCTGTCCTACATCACCATTCTCGGCGGCACGATGACGCTGATCGGCACCTCGACCAACCTGCTGGTCGACGGCGTCGCGCAGGAGGCCGGTCAGCGCCCCTTCGGCATATTCGAGATCACCGCAGTCGGTGCGGTGGCGCTGGTTTCCGGCCTTGCCACTCTGCTGGTACTCGGCCCCTTCCTGCTGCCCAATCGCGGCAAGCGGATCGAGGACGACGAGCGGGAAAGCGACCTCTACCTCACCCACCTCATCCTTGAGGGCAAGAGCCGCTATGTCGGACGGCAACTGGCAGAAACCGACATCGGCCGTCGGCCCCAGGTCAAGATCGTCGGCATTCGGCGCGGCTCCGAAATGCGGCGCCACAATCTCGACGAACACGTGCTGCAGGCCGAGGACCATCTGATCGTCAGCGCCAGTCCGGAGGAAATCAACTCCCTCGCCGAGGCCCCCGATTTCCGCACCGGATTGGTGGGGGTAGGAGGCGGCGTCGCGACGTCCCGTACCGACCGCCCAGCCGACCTCCGCATCGTCGAGGCCGTTATCTCTTCCTCGCATCCCATCGTCGGCAAGCGGCTTGCGGATATCCCGCTCCTGTCGCGCTTGCGCGTACGCGTGCTCGGCCTGTCGCGCCCTCGCCATATTCCCGGCCCGACGCTGGCGGAAGCAAGGGTGCGCGCCGGCGACCGGCTCCTGATAGCTGCCGGCAGCGATGCCGCCCAAGCACTGCAGGGCAATATGCAGCTGACCCATGTAGGTGCCACCAGCGCACGCTCGTTCCGGCGCGATAAAGCTCCCATCGCGATCGCCACTCTCGCCGCCGTGGTTGTCGGCGCGGCAGTATTCGGCCTGCCGATCGAAGCGCTCGCCGTGTGCGGCGTGGCCGTCGTCCTCCTCACCCGCTGCGTCGAACCGAGCGACGCGTGGGGCAGTCTGGACGGGAATACGCTGGTCCTGATCTTCGCCATGCTGGCTTTCGGCAAAGGGCTGGAGAATGCCGGTTCGATCGAGCTGATCGTGGCCGCGATCGAGCCCTATCTCGGAGCGAGTTCACCCCTCGTCCTCATCCTGATCGTCTATGCGCTGACCAGCATCCTGACCGAAGTGGTGACCAACAACGCGATTGCGGTCATCATGACGCCGATCGCGATCGGTCTAGCGGAAAGTGCCGGAGTGGACGCGCGCGCTTTGATCGTGGCGGTCATGTTCGGCGCCAGCGCCAGCTTCGCGACCCCGATCGGTTACCAGACCAACACGCTGGTCTATGGCGCGGCGAATTACCGTTTCGCAGACTTCCTGAAAATAGGTGTGCCGATGAACATCGGCGTTGGCATAGCGACATCCTTCGCGATCTGGGTGTTCTTCGCCTAGCGCACATCTGGACCGGCCTTGCGGACACCGCTAACGCGCGGCCCATGTCTGCATTCAAGGAAGGCGATCCGACCACGCTCAACCGGCTGTATGGCCGCAGCCAGGGCAAGCCCCTGCGCGCCAGCCAACAAGAGCTGGTCGACAAGCTGCTGCCGCAGATCAGCCCCCTGGCGGAAGGCCCGGTCACGTCCCAGGCGCTGTTCGGCTTCGACCGCCCGCTACATTTCGAGATCGGCTTCGGCGGCGGCGAGCACATGGCCGAGCGCGCCGACCTGCTCCCCGATCATGGCTTCATCGGTGCAGAGCCATTCCTCAACGGCGTGGCGCAGGCACTGACCCATGTGCGTGAGCGGACGCTTGCCAATGTCCGCATCCATCACGGCGACGCGCTGGAGGTGCTGGGTCGCGTGCCCGACGGCGCGCTCACCATGCTTTACCTGCTGCACCCCGATCCCTGGCCCAAGAACAAGCATGCCAAGCGCCGGATGATGAATGACGGTCCGGTGCGCATGTTCGCCGACAAGCTGAAGTCGGGCGGCGAGTTCCGCTTCGGCACCGATCATCCGGTATACCTGCGCCATGCCCTGATGGTCATGCGTCGCTTCACAAATGAGTTCGAATGGCTGGTGGAAGGACCCGGCAGCTGGCAGAACCGCCCCTCCGGCTGGCCCGAAACCCGCTACGAGCACAAGGCGCGCACGGTCTACGGCCACGAGGTCTGGTATTTCCGCTTTCGCCGAAGGTAGCGCGGAACGACACCGGGTAGGCGGCGATTGATAGGGCAAACCCAATCGGAGCCGCTCCCATGATAACGACCACCAATCCCGCGACCGGCGAGACCATCGCCGAGTACGAAACGCTCGATGAAAACGGCATCGATGCGAAGCTCGAAGCCGCTGCCCGCACATATCGCGACTGGCGCACAAGCCCGCTCGACAAGCGAACCGCAGTGCTTTCGAAACTCGGCAATCTCTACCAGGGCAACACGGAAGAGCTGGCGAAGCTTGCCGTCACCGAGATGGGCAAGCCGATCACGCAGGCGCGCGCCGAGGCCGAGAAATGCGCGAGCCTCTTGCACTATTATGCCGAGCATGGCCCGCCGATGCTGGAGTCGAAATTCTGGGACCTGTCGGACGGCGGCCGGGCGGAAGGCCGCTGGCTGCCGCAGGGTCCGGTCCTCGCGGTGATGCCGTGGAACTTCCCCTACTGGCAGGTCATCCGGTTCCTCGCGCCGACGATCCTCGCCGGCAACGTCGGCGTGCTCAAACATGCAAGCATTGTGCAGGGCGTTGCTGCACGCATGGAGGAACTGGTCCTGGAAGCCGGTGGCCCAGAGGGGCTGTTCCAGAACCTGTGCGTATCCTCCGACCCGATCGGCTCGGTCATCGACGACGACCGCGTCGTCGCCGCGACACTGACCGGGAGCGAAGGCGCTGGTAGCGCCGTGGCCGAGCGGGCAGGCAAGAACCTGAAGAAAGTGGTGCTGGAACTGGGCGGCAGCGACCCCTTCATCGTCATGCCCTCTGCCGACATCGACAAGGCGGTTGAAGACGCGGTGACTGCCCGCATCCAGAACAACGGCCAGTCATGCATCTGCGGCAAGCGAACCATCGTCCATGCGAACGTCTATGACGATTTCGCGGACCGCTTCATCGCAGCGCTGAAAGAGGCGAAGCTTGGCGATCCGATGGAGGAGGACACCGATCTAGGCCCACTGTCGAGCGAGGGTCAGCGCGACACGGTGCTGAAGCAGGTCGACAAGGCGAAGCAAGAGGGCTGCACCCTGCTGTTCGGCGCGGAGAAGCTCGACCGACCCGGTGCGTGGATGACCGCCGGCCTGCTGACCGACGTGCCACTCGCCAGCGAGACCGGGACCGACGAAATCTTCGGCCCGGTCGGCCAGCTCTACAAGGCGAAAGACATCGACGAAGCGACGACCATCGCCAACGCCATTCCCTACGGCCTCGGCTCTGCGGTTTTCACGAACGACGATGACGAGAAAGAGCATTTCGCGAATGCCATCGAAGCAGGCATGACGACCTTCAATGCAGTGAACGGCTCGAAGATCGAAGCGCCGTTCGGCGGTATCAAGCGCTCGGGCCACGGGCGCGAGCTGGCCGAGTTCGGCCTGCACGAATTCATGAACCTCAAGACGCTGGTCCACCCGGCTTAGGAGATACGAAATGAGCAAGACCATCCTTATCGTCGGCGCATCGCGCGGCATCGGCCTCGGCCTCGTCAGGGAATTCACCTCGCGCGGATGGACCGTGGTGGCGACCGAACGATCGAAGAGCGACGAGCTCCATGGCGTAGAGGGCATCGAGATCGCCACGCTGGACGTCACCGATCCTGCCACCTTCGATAATGTCGACGGGTCCTTCGATGCAGTGATCATCAACGCCGGCATCACCGGAGCAAAGCATCAGGACAGCGCGCAGGCTACCCGCGACGAAGTGGCGGACGTGATGATGACCAATGCCTTCGGCCCTGCACATCTGGCGAAGGTGCTGCTGCCGAAGATCG from Qipengyuania profundimaris encodes the following:
- the rpoN gene encoding RNA polymerase factor sigma-54; this translates as MALTPRLDLRQTQSLVMTPQLQQAIKLLALSNLEIETFVGEALESNPLLEMGEVRREAGDDAPQRPDEHDSEPDMGGTEALDVSDRALDPEAAPGDGGDWGRAASAGALSGDELPDLENRSSDGPTLAEHLSDQVGAASYSQAEALTALRIIGELDEAGYLHTDLGKIAQELGASEEEVEDALLLVQSLDPTGVGARSLAECLTLQAKEADRYDPCMAALIENLDRLAAGDVARLKRLCGVDDEDFADMLAELRSYDPKPGCRYGGGREAAIVPDVLLNPKGEGWDIRLNEASLPRLVVNREYYFELKAGARDKASTAWLNEQLGEADWLIRALDQRQRTILKTAAEIVKRQEGFFREGVTAMRPLTLREVAEEIEMHESTVSRVTSNKYLACPRGTFELKYFFSSGVAAADGEGASSEAIKARIKALCDSEDPKKVLSDQKLADTLNEEGFDLARRTVAKYREAIGIGSSAQRRREKRLKNL
- the ctrA gene encoding response regulator transcription factor CtrA, with the translated sequence MRVLLIEDEPTTAKAIELMLTTEGFNVYSTDLGEEGLDLGKLYDYDIILLDLNLPDMHGYDVLKKLRVAKVQTPVLILSGIAEMDSKIRSFGFGADDYVTKPFHREELVARIHAVVRRSKGHSQSVIRTGKLAVNLDAKTVEVDGARVHLTGKEYAMLELLSLRKGTTLTKEMFLNHLYGGMDEPELKIIDVFICKLRKKLSHACGGENYIETVWGRGYVLRDPNEEAEAA
- a CDS encoding SLC13 family permease; the protein is MAILSDYSAQIGCLLLAATFIAFLLERQPPVVIAIASAALMIALGYLPAKDMLGTFANSAPITIAAMFILSGALLRTGTLEWVSGWVIRRTSRSPKTAVAEIGAGTVLASAFMNNTPVVIVMIPVVRKLAQVLKVAATRLLIPLSYITILGGTMTLIGTSTNLLVDGVAQEAGQRPFGIFEITAVGAVALVSGLATLLVLGPFLLPNRGKRIEDDERESDLYLTHLILEGKSRYVGRQLAETDIGRRPQVKIVGIRRGSEMRRHNLDEHVLQAEDHLIVSASPEEINSLAEAPDFRTGLVGVGGGVATSRTDRPADLRIVEAVISSSHPIVGKRLADIPLLSRLRVRVLGLSRPRHIPGPTLAEARVRAGDRLLIAAGSDAAQALQGNMQLTHVGATSARSFRRDKAPIAIATLAAVVVGAAVFGLPIEALAVCGVAVVLLTRCVEPSDAWGSLDGNTLVLIFAMLAFGKGLENAGSIELIVAAIEPYLGASSPLVLILIVYALTSILTEVVTNNAIAVIMTPIAIGLAESAGVDARALIVAVMFGASASFATPIGYQTNTLVYGAANYRFADFLKIGVPMNIGVGIATSFAIWVFFA
- the trmB gene encoding tRNA (guanine(46)-N(7))-methyltransferase TrmB, whose translation is MSAFKEGDPTTLNRLYGRSQGKPLRASQQELVDKLLPQISPLAEGPVTSQALFGFDRPLHFEIGFGGGEHMAERADLLPDHGFIGAEPFLNGVAQALTHVRERTLANVRIHHGDALEVLGRVPDGALTMLYLLHPDPWPKNKHAKRRMMNDGPVRMFADKLKSGGEFRFGTDHPVYLRHALMVMRRFTNEFEWLVEGPGSWQNRPSGWPETRYEHKARTVYGHEVWYFRFRRR
- a CDS encoding NAD-dependent succinate-semialdehyde dehydrogenase, which produces MITTTNPATGETIAEYETLDENGIDAKLEAAARTYRDWRTSPLDKRTAVLSKLGNLYQGNTEELAKLAVTEMGKPITQARAEAEKCASLLHYYAEHGPPMLESKFWDLSDGGRAEGRWLPQGPVLAVMPWNFPYWQVIRFLAPTILAGNVGVLKHASIVQGVAARMEELVLEAGGPEGLFQNLCVSSDPIGSVIDDDRVVAATLTGSEGAGSAVAERAGKNLKKVVLELGGSDPFIVMPSADIDKAVEDAVTARIQNNGQSCICGKRTIVHANVYDDFADRFIAALKEAKLGDPMEEDTDLGPLSSEGQRDTVLKQVDKAKQEGCTLLFGAEKLDRPGAWMTAGLLTDVPLASETGTDEIFGPVGQLYKAKDIDEATTIANAIPYGLGSAVFTNDDDEKEHFANAIEAGMTTFNAVNGSKIEAPFGGIKRSGHGRELAEFGLHEFMNLKTLVHPA
- a CDS encoding SDR family NAD(P)-dependent oxidoreductase; this encodes MSKTILIVGASRGIGLGLVREFTSRGWTVVATERSKSDELHGVEGIEIATLDVTDPATFDNVDGSFDAVIINAGITGAKHQDSAQATRDEVADVMMTNAFGPAHLAKVLLPKIAEGGTLAFMSSLMGSIDDSSGGYELYRTSKTALNMLAKGIAEQDAEPRNIEVLALHPGWVQTDMGGPNATLTIDESVSGLADVIEGAGSGGFRYVDYSGKELAF